The following is a genomic window from Armatimonadota bacterium.
GCGCATAGACCTCGGTCGCCATCACGTCGCCTTCATCGCCGAACCGGCCCCTGATGTTGACATCGCCGAACTGCGCCGGGGTACGCTGCGCCGGCCCCATCGGCCGATCCGTCACGCCCGGCACATAGCGATGCCCGCCGCGGTCGGGACCGACGCCGTAGCCCGTTCCGGCCCCGATCCCGAAGCCCGCGCAGGCGCCAAAGCAGTTGCCAAGGCCCGGCAGCAATCCCAGGCCAACGCCGATGCCGCCGCAGCAGCCCTCACATTCCTGGAGCCGCTTGAGCAATTCCTCGATATCCATCTTGGACAGCGCTTCCGCGATCTCGCGGAGCTTCTTCGCCAGCTCGTCGAGGTCGGTATTCTTGAGCATTTCGGCGAGTTTCTCAAGCTCTTCCTGAAGCCGCTTGAGTTCCTCCTCGGTCAACTCGGGCGGCTCGCCCGGCTCACCGGACTGCTGCGCCTTGAGCCGCTCTTGCAGCTTCTCCATCAGCGCTTGCATCAGCTCCAGCGCCGCGAGATAGTCCTCTTTGGCGAAGAGTTCGTTGAGCGCGTCGAGCAGATCCTGAGGCATGTCGAGGTTCAAATACAGGCTGCGGGCATTCGCACGCCGGGCCAGTTCCGCCAGGCGCCGGAGCTGCTCCTGGCTCAGCCCCGTGAGCTTGTGCAAGTCCTCGGCGCTGAGGTTGGTGAGCTTCTCGAAGCTCTGCGGATCCAGGTCTGCCAGCCGCTTCAGCTCGTCGAACTTCCCCGGTTCGAGATTCGCGAGCCGCTCAAGGCCCTCCGCGTTCAGGTCAGCCAGATCCTCGAGCGTCTCGACGTCTCTGAGCCCCGACTCCTTGAGCTGCGCCAGTTCGCGCAGGTCGCGCAAGCGTTCGCTCTCCCGCGCCATGGCCGCGGCGGAGGCCACGTCCGAAAGCTCGGCGCCTGCCTGCGCGAGCTTCTTGGATGACTGCTCCTCGATCTTCGCCCTGGCGGCGGCAACTTGCTTGGCGGCGTCCTTCATCTCGGACAGCGCGCGCTTCTGGGTCATCGCCGGTTTCCGCAGGTCCCGCGCCAGTCTGCGCATGTTGGCCGCGACCTGCTCCGCGATATCCTCGGTTTCCGGCTCGGCCAGTTGCTCGATCTCCTCGGCCAGGCGCTCGAACTCCTCGGCCTTGGCCTTCAGCTCGGCGCGCTCGGCGCGAGCCTCCGCGGATTGCAGGGCAGGCCACTGCGGCAGGAATATCGCCAGCGCGAGCGCCGCGGCCGCGGCCGCGGGCGGCCACAAGCGGCCAGCGATTCGTCTGCGGAAAACGGCGCGCGGTACGGCTGCAGTCACGTGCTCCGCCGCATCTTCGACCAGCGCGGCTGTCATCGGCTCCGGGGACGCGCCGAGGGCGAGAGCGCTTGCTGCACGATCCTTGATCCCCAGCCGGGCATCAGCGGCCGCTGCCACCACCAGCGGGCTGGGCGGATGAAGAAACGCCCACACCCACATGCCGATAGCCGGCACGCCGGCGGCGACGGCGTACCACCACATGGCGGGCTGGAACAGATGCAGGAGTTCGGCGATGCGCAGCACGACGCCCAACCCGAGGCCCGCCGCCAAGCCCAGGCTCGCGCTTCGCTCCGCCCGTAGTATGCGCACGCGGCGACGGAAGCGATTGACCGCCGCCGTCAAGCGCAGCGCGGCATCCGCCGGTACCCTCGAAGTCTCACTCATCGCCCGTCTCCTCGGGTGACACGTGGCGCCTGAACGCCACTGCTGCGCCCGCTAGTGCCACCATACCGATGACGACATAGATTGCAGCCGATGTGCCGATGACACCCAGGCCGGCCCACCCGTGCAGCGTGCCCAGCGAAGCGTAGAGTTGGGGCTTGGCCAAGGACAGCGCGGTGACCGCGGGATTGACGTAAGCCAACTGGACGCTGAGTAACCGGGGGCCGGACGGCGCAGTGGCAACGACCAGCAGCGTGAGGAGGTAGACGATCACCAGGGTCGCGCCGAGCACGAGACGCCCGCGCAGGCCGGGCATGAGCAGGGTCGCCCACACGCCCAGCATGCTGCACCCAAAGACCGCCGCGAGCGCGAGGGCGGCACCGCGCAGGAGCGGGTCGAGCCACGTCGCGCTGTGCTTCGGAGCGAAGAACCACAGGCCGCCGATTACGGTGCCGAAGCCCACCAGCGCCAGGATAACCAGAAACGGCAGCGCCGAGCGGACCTGCGGCTGAAGGATGCGGCGAGGAGACAGGCCGCCCACGAGCCACGAGAGAAAGCGCCGCCGCGGCGATGACTCGAGCTCGCCGGCGCCGATGACGGGGACGAGCAGCAACAGCAGCGAGATGATGAGGCAAGCGCTGAGCGCGCAGACGATGCGCATCGTCCCGGGTGTGACGGCGCCGCGCAGAGCCTGTCCGTAGTTGCCGACGGCGAGAAACGCGAAGAGGGCAAAGATGAGCAGCATAAGCGCCCGGACGACGACACCTCTGCGGCGGCCGAGAAGCGGCAGCCGCTGCGAGGCCGCGGCGGCGAGCAGCGCCGCGCTTGCCACGAGCAGCCCCGCCCCCGCGACGCCGGTCGGAATATTCCAGCCATAGACCGCAACGGCATTCGAGGCGAAGTAGATCGCGCCGAAGGGATTGACCGCGCCGAAGATTGAGGGGGCCAGAGTGTAGCCGACACCCGTCGCGACAGGATCAAAGACGAGCATTCCCGACAGGACCAGGAGGCCGCCCGTGGTGGCGTACGCGCCGACGACGGCGAGCAGGCTTCGCGCCACCGCCGTGCTCCACCACAGACCGACCGCCGCGAGCATCAGCGCGGACAGCGCAACGATGCCGTAGCTCCACATCAACTCCGCGGGCGAGACGCCGCCGAAGAGCAGACACATTGCCGCGAGCGGCAGCGACGTGGTGAGCAGCAGGACGGCGAACAGCCAGGCGCTGAAGAGCTTGCCCACGACCACCTGCCGCGAGCGCAGGCGAGTGACGGCGAGCATGTCGTAGGTCTTTTGCTCCTGCTCGCCCGAGATCGTTCCCGCCGTCAGTCCGGGCACGATGAGCGCCACCAGGATCGCTTGCACGATAAACAGCGCGAGGTACAGCGCGCGGCCGAGCTGGAAGCCGAGTGACGGCCCGAACCTGCCGCTGGTTCCCACCTGCGCGGCGTAGGTCGCGCCCATCACGACGAGCATGGCGAAGACGTACCCGGCCTGAAGCCATGCCGGCCGCGCGCCGCGCATGCGGGTGCGCAGTTCCTTGACCAGCACCGGGCTCCACAGGTGCATCCGGTCGGAGACGGTGGCCAGTGCTCCCATGTCAGCTCACTATCCCGCGCGTCACGCGCATGAAGACATCCTCGAGATCCGCTTCGATCTCGTGAAAGCCGGCGATGCGAAAGCCGCGCTCGATCAGCTCGCGCAGCAGCTGCGCCTGATCCACGCCCGACTCGTCGCAGTGGACAACGACCGCCCGATTCTCCACGCGGGCGCCGACGACGCCGGGCACGGTTCGCACGTACTCCGCGAGCGCTTCGCACTCCCCGTCGGCGATCTGAATGCGCAGGGCGGCACGGCCCACGACCTGCTGCATGATATCCTGGACGAGGCCGCTGACCAGGAGCTGGCCTTGCTCGATGATGCCGATCTTGTTGCAGATGTCGGCCAACTCGGGCAGGATGTGCGATGAGACGAA
Proteins encoded in this region:
- a CDS encoding ABC transporter permease, which translates into the protein MGALATVSDRMHLWSPVLVKELRTRMRGARPAWLQAGYVFAMLVVMGATYAAQVGTSGRFGPSLGFQLGRALYLALFIVQAILVALIVPGLTAGTISGEQEQKTYDMLAVTRLRSRQVVVGKLFSAWLFAVLLLTTSLPLAAMCLLFGGVSPAELMWSYGIVALSALMLAAVGLWWSTAVARSLLAVVGAYATTGGLLVLSGMLVFDPVATGVGYTLAPSIFGAVNPFGAIYFASNAVAVYGWNIPTGVAGAGLLVASAALLAAAASQRLPLLGRRRGVVVRALMLLIFALFAFLAVGNYGQALRGAVTPGTMRIVCALSACLIISLLLLLVPVIGAGELESSPRRRFLSWLVGGLSPRRILQPQVRSALPFLVILALVGFGTVIGGLWFFAPKHSATWLDPLLRGAALALAAVFGCSMLGVWATLLMPGLRGRLVLGATLVIVYLLTLLVVATAPSGPRLLSVQLAYVNPAVTALSLAKPQLYASLGTLHGWAGLGVIGTSAAIYVVIGMVALAGAAVAFRRHVSPEETGDE